In Halomicrobium zhouii, the sequence CGACCGGAGGACCGACTGCTTGCTCCCGCCGTTGCGGGGCTCGTTCACCTCGTCGAAAAGGTCCTGGAATGTTTCGAAGTCGCCATCGACGAACGACTCGCCGTCGCGATACCAGCCGTCGGCCGTCGGGAAGACGCCCTTCGACGCGAACTCCGTGACGACGTCGAGCAGGTCGCTCCTGTCCGAGAGCGCCCGGAAGAACTCCGCGTACTCGGGGTGGTCGTCCTGGAACCCGTCGAGGAACTCGCGGAACAGCTCAGCCTCGACCAGTTCGTCCTCGACGACGCGGGTCGCCCCGGTGATGCGGTCGTCGATGCCGAGGTGGGTCGGGGCGCGATAGCCGTGTTCCTCCAGGAGGTCGAGACAGTGGGAGTGGAACGTCTGGATCGACGCGTCGGCGAGTTCCCGGAGCGAATAGGTGGAGTGGTCGACGATGCGCTCTTTCATCTCCGTCGCGGCGCTCCGGGTGAACGTCACCAGGAGGACGTCCGCCGGCTCGACGTCGGGCTGGTCGACGATCGCTGCGTACCGGCGCGTGACGGCGAAGGTCTTGCCCGTCCCGGCGCCCGCGTCGACGACGTAGATGCCCGCCGTGTTCTCGATGAGCTGGCGCTGTTTCGCGTTCGGCGTCGGCGCACTCTCGGCTAGGTCACCCTTGGCTGATTCACTCGCTGCTGAGTCACTCTCGGCTGGTTCATCTACCGCTGGATCACTCATCGCTGGCACCCTCCAGGATGCAGTCGCGGTGGTCGACCCGCCTGTAGTTCGGCTCGCCGCCGGGGCCCTCGACGGGGAACCGTTCCTCGCCGGCGCGGTGCCGGTTCAGTTCGTCGATGCGTCCCGCGACGAAGTCCTCCAGGGCGTCCAGGTCCTCTTCGAAGAACGTCTTCTGTCGGTGGCCGTTGAGTGCGCGAATGGCCTGGTCGCAGCCTTTCTCGGCGTCGACCGAGTCGCTGGTCCGCTCCACCACGGCGTTCGTGAACTCGGTCGCGAAGGAGGAGTCCCGGAGTTCGTCCTTCTCGGTCGTCTCGGGGAAGGAGAGCCGTTCCACGATGGCGGCGTAGGCCTCGTAGCCCAGGTCCTCGAACGTCGCCACGCAGTCGTTGTAGCCGTCGAGGAGGACGTCGAACGCGTCTCTGGTACCCACGTGCTCGTCGAACGTCCACGGGTAGTACGAGACCGTCGTGAGCGTGTCGGCGACGTCGTGGTCACCCGTGACGACGTCGTCCAGCGTCTCCAGGAAGTGGAAGAACGTGAACTCGAGGGGCTCGTCGGGCCGTTCCGTCCGGTAGTGACAGAGGTACATCGCCGCCTGGAAGTCCGGCGTATCGCCGGGCGGGTCGACGGCCGCGTTCTCGATCACGTTCCGCCGGGACTTCTTCGAGCCGCTCTTGAAATCCAGCAGGTGCGCCGGGTCGCTGACGAGGTCGATCTTCCCCTTCATCCCGAGGGCGCCGTTCTCGAACCAGCGCTCGGTGATCGGCGAGTCGACGGGCCTGTCGAAGTACTCGGCGAAGACGTTCTCGCCCCAGCCCGAGGAGGGGGTGAGGAAGTCGTCCCTGAACGGCCGCTGGTCGTCGAGGTACTCGACGATGGTCTCAAGACCGATCCGGTACGTTCGTTCCCGGAGTGGCTGGTCGCTCGTGGCGAAGTACGGCGTCGCCTCCTCGAGCATCAGGTCGACGACTTCGTCGATAGCGGCGTCGTCGACGACATCGGGGTGGGTGACGTAGAACTCGGCGAAGTCGTGGAACAGGTTCCCCTCTTTGAAGTAATCCCTGTCCGGGCCGTCGACGAGGCGGTCGAAGAAGTAGTCCCGGGGACAGTTGACGTAGGTGGTGAGACTCGAGTTGCTGACGTTCCGGACGGTCTCGGCGTCGCCGTCCACGGGCTCCTTCTCGAATCCCTCGCCGACGCCGTCGAAGGTCCGGGTGTGGGACACCGACTGGAGGTCGCTGAATCGCTCGTACTCCTCGTCGAGGAGTTCGCCGAAGTAGAGACACGGCGTGACGGGCTGGCCACCCGCGGTGTCCTGGACGAGGTAGTACTGCTCGACGCCGCTCTGGAGGAGCAACTGGAACTGCTGTATGTAGCGCTCGAACTGCGTCTCCGTGTCGACCCAGGGCCGCTTGGGCGCGGTGTGGGTCCACGCCTCGTCGAGGCCGACGTGGAAGACGACCGGGCGGTCGACGTAGCCCGACGATTTCGCGTCGGCGAGCAGGACGCCCTCGTTCTCACGGTCGACGGGCACCTCGTAGGCCTGGAGGTAGTAGGCCAGTTCGTCGAGGCGACGTTCGTCTATCCGCGTCTCGGCGAGTCCGAGCTGGGCGAGTTCGTCCCGGAACAGGTCCAGTGACGCGCCCGTCCTCGATTCGTACTCGGCGAGGCACTCATCGAAAGTTTGGGATTCCAGCGTCGAACAGAACGCCCGGATCCACTCGGTCTCGGGGACGTCTAGCGCGTGAAGTCGCTTGTCGTCGTGGGTGATATCGACGTCGACGCCCATCTGTGTGAGGGCCGGCCTGACGTCGGAGACGAGCGTCTCCGACCCCCGGAACGCCGTCCGGCAGAGACAGAGCAGGGACCGGTGATGTGGGTCGTCGACGAATCCCGGGCCGCCGTAGTACGGGACGTCGGCCGCCGCGAACGCCGACTCGACGAGCGAGGAGTAGCGACTGTTGCTGTCGAGGACCACCGCGACGTCGTCGGCCGTCTCGGCGTCGACCGTGTCGAGGATGGCGTCGACGATGTCCGCCGAGGACTCGAAGACGTTGAACGACGGGTACTCGAACTTGTCGTCGGTGAACAGGTCGAACCGGTCGTACTCGTCCGGGAGGATAGACCGTTCGAGTTCGGTGAGCTGGTCCTCGCCGACGACGGCGACGGAGTCCGCCTCGATGGTGTACTCGGTGAGGCGCCTCGATGTCGACCGCAGCTCGGCCATAATCTCGACGACTGCCTCGGTGGCGTCGTCGACGTAGGCGTCGTACGTCAGGATCGACTCGATGGACCCCTGGTGCTCCCAGCACTGGAGCGTGTTCCCGACGGCGTAGCTGATGGACTTCCAGTCGTGGTCAGTCCGGTCGACGACTTCGAGGAACGCGCTCCGGTCCTCGGCTCGCTCCTTGCGACCGGCCGCGAGTCGGCGTGGCGTCGTCGCGAACGTCCCGAAGTGCGGGACGTCCAGTCGGCGATTGATCGCACTCGCCAGCGGCGCGTCGGGCGTCAGGACGAGGTCGTACCCCGCGACCTCGTCGTAGAGTGTTTCCACGGGCTTCGCGCGCTGAATAGGCACGCACAATGAACTCGTAAGTAACTGGTTAAAGGTTGGCGTGACGTTCGCAGTCGGGAACGTTACGAACAGTCTCACCCGCTTCAGAACGAACAACTGGTACGCGGGCCCTTGTCAGCGGACTACGTGAATTCCCCACTGAGGTGGGTCTCGAGTTCGTCTCCGAGCGCATCGAGATCTGCAGCGACGTCGCCGTCGGGCTGGACAGAACTACCAGGTTGACCCTCATCGCTATCACCGAGCATTTGACCATCGATTACCTCGCGTTCCTCTTCCCAGTCGTTGACTCGCTTGATGGTATACTTCTGGCGCCGACGCCACTCGCCATCTTGTTCTTGCCACAGGTAGACCATCACCTCGTTCGTCTCCCACGTCCCCTTCCCGACGACGTTGACGATAGCCTTCCACCAGCCGTCGCTCTGGAAAATCGTTTCACCGTCGCCGACGGTGTAGTAGTCGCTCACCGGGAACGAGGTATTCTCTGCCGATGGAGCATCGCTCCGGATGTAGTCGTCGATGACCTCCCGGTCGATTGCCCAGGCGTCCGGTGTTTTGATGACGTACTTGTTCTTGCGCGTCCAGCCGTCGCCGTCGTCGTGCCAGAGGTACATCGCCGTCTCGTCGGTGTCCGAGTCACCCTCGAACTGGTAGGTGACGACGGCCTTCCACCATTCGTCCTTCTGGTACAGGGAGACAGCGTCTGTGACGTGGAGCGAGTCGTGAACGGGGACGGTCGCGCTGGTTCCGTCCATACTACCAGCGTAACGTCGCATTGCGGACGCCTGGCCGAACGTTGGTCTCTGTGACAGGCGGGTGCGTCTCCGGATGACTCTCCCTATTCATAGCCCATCATCTCGTCGTCGAACGAGTCGACGATGCTCTGGAGTTCGGTCTCGATTTCGTCTTCCTCGTCGTCCTCCTCCTTGGACTTGATGTAGTCGACGATCGCATCTGTCGGGTCGCCGGCGTTCTGACCGAACTTTTTCCTGGCGACTTCGAGCCCGCCAGCGGCGTACTGGGCGATGACGCGCTTGTGTTCGTCCGGATCCACGAGTGCCTCTGGCTCGCCCGTGTCCTGGTACGCGAGACAGGCTGCGATAGTGTGGTAGAGGTCGCGAGAATGGATGTTTTGCAGCCCGGCTTCGCTCTGGGTCTCGTCCGGGATTCCCTTGTAGTTCTCGCGCTTCACGTTCCCCTCGCGATATCCGAGGACAGCGAGGAACACGAGGACTTCGTAGTAGTGTTCGAACACCGCGTGTTCGTCGACGAGTTGTTCGTACAGTTCGCCCTGTTCGTACTGGATATTCGTCTTTGCCATCGTCAGTCACCTGCCTGAGCGGCCTGCTCGCCCTTGATTTGCGTCTGCGGACTCTTGTTCGTCCCCTCTCCATCGTCGAAGTCGAGCCAGTACTGCTCCCCGGCGATGTCGCTCATCTCCTCCTCGACGGGACCCTCCCACTGCGAGTCAGTGGCGAAGACGACGACTTGCGACGCCAGGGTCGGGAGGATACGACTCACTTCTCGTCGGTGGTCTTTGTCGAGTGCACCGAACGGCGAGTCCATGACGAGCGGGTAGATACCACCGGTGAAATACTCCGATTCGGAGCCCGCTTCGTAGCGCTTCTTGGCGATTTTGACCAGGCTTCCGACGAACGCCAGACTCGCGATCTGGCGTTCACCCGTCGACTTGTCGACTTCGACTTGCTGGTCTTCGACGGATTGCTGGATCTTCAGTTCGAACTCCTCCGTAATTTCGGCTTCGAGGTTCTTGCTCGCAATCTTGCCGAATGTATCGTTCACTTCCTGATTCGACCACGTTCGAACTTTATCCTTGAGTGCCTCGAAGTTGTTCGCGAGGTCGGTCTCGACGAGTTCTGCTGCACGCTGTCTGCGCCGTGCGAGCTGGGTCTCCGCCTGTTCGTCCTTCTGCTCGGCGATATCCGCTTCGAGCTCTTCGACGTCGGCTTCCTTCGAGGAAATCTGCTCTTCGATGCCTCCCCTGTCTGCGATGAGTTGCTCCTTTTCTTGCTGCTTGTTCTCTCGATCGGTTTCGAGGTCACTGATCGACTGCCCGCCGGGGGTGGTGGCGTCGAGTCCCTTGAGTTCGGAGCTGATCGACGAGATGCGTTCTTCGAGCCTGTCGATCTGTTCGTGTTTCTCCTGCCGGCGTTCGATAAGTTCGTCGACGTCGTCGAAGAACTCCGTGCGGCCATCGGTGAACTGCCTGAGGTGACCGACGACTCGGAGCGCGCCCTGCTCGACGCCGTCAGACGCAACCTCACCACGGAGGGAGGCGACGTGGTCGTACGGCTCTGAGTCGTGCTCGAGATCTCGACCACAGAGACACTGCTTGGCTTCGAGCAGTGAATTGAGGAAGTCGTCGCTCAGTTCCGAGGGGATGACGCCGTCTTTCCGGAGCTGGTCGATTTCCTGTGCAGATTCCCGGATCAGGGGCATCGCGAGCGGGATGAATCCGTTCTCCGTGATCGCCGCTTTGATCTGGGCGTTGATCTCGTCGACATCGTCTTCGAGACCGGTCACGTCTTCCCGGTACGCCTCTCGATTCTCCTGTAGCTGCGCGCTCTCGTCGAGACGTTCGAGCTTCTGGTCGATATCCGAGATTTCCGTTCCGACGCGTTCGATCGCGCGTTCCTTGTCCTTCTTTTTCCGCTGGAGGTCCTCGATGTCGGTTT encodes:
- a CDS encoding AAA family ATPase translates to MKLDTLSLQNFRQFRDEEISFARGETRNVTVIHGSNGSGKTTLLNAFTWLLYEEVDFDTRPERLASEGAMAAADPGDEVTVSVTLEFSHDDADYTATRTATYEKQSPTDFDGILNEPTLVVEYDDGSGVNRPENPGEVLSQIIPERLSELFFFDGEDIDELAGIDNQDRIQEAIQNIMGLTILERATRHLGDVADRFESQVQDSASEELRELIDEKQATETDIEDLQRKKKDKERAIERVGTEISDIDQKLERLDESAQLQENREAYREDVTGLEDDVDEINAQIKAAITENGFIPLAMPLIRESAQEIDQLRKDGVIPSELSDDFLNSLLEAKQCLCGRDLEHDSEPYDHVASLRGEVASDGVEQGALRVVGHLRQFTDGRTEFFDDVDELIERRQEKHEQIDRLEERISSISSELKGLDATTPGGQSISDLETDRENKQQEKEQLIADRGGIEEQISSKEADVEELEADIAEQKDEQAETQLARRRQRAAELVETDLANNFEALKDKVRTWSNQEVNDTFGKIASKNLEAEITEEFELKIQQSVEDQQVEVDKSTGERQIASLAFVGSLVKIAKKRYEAGSESEYFTGGIYPLVMDSPFGALDKDHRREVSRILPTLASQVVVFATDSQWEGPVEEEMSDIAGEQYWLDFDDGEGTNKSPQTQIKGEQAAQAGD
- a CDS encoding PD-(D/E)XK nuclease family protein is translated as MPIQRAKPVETLYDEVAGYDLVLTPDAPLASAINRRLDVPHFGTFATTPRRLAAGRKERAEDRSAFLEVVDRTDHDWKSISYAVGNTLQCWEHQGSIESILTYDAYVDDATEAVVEIMAELRSTSRRLTEYTIEADSVAVVGEDQLTELERSILPDEYDRFDLFTDDKFEYPSFNVFESSADIVDAILDTVDAETADDVAVVLDSNSRYSSLVESAFAAADVPYYGGPGFVDDPHHRSLLCLCRTAFRGSETLVSDVRPALTQMGVDVDITHDDKRLHALDVPETEWIRAFCSTLESQTFDECLAEYESRTGASLDLFRDELAQLGLAETRIDERRLDELAYYLQAYEVPVDRENEGVLLADAKSSGYVDRPVVFHVGLDEAWTHTAPKRPWVDTETQFERYIQQFQLLLQSGVEQYYLVQDTAGGQPVTPCLYFGELLDEEYERFSDLQSVSHTRTFDGVGEGFEKEPVDGDAETVRNVSNSSLTTYVNCPRDYFFDRLVDGPDRDYFKEGNLFHDFAEFYVTHPDVVDDAAIDEVVDLMLEEATPYFATSDQPLRERTYRIGLETIVEYLDDQRPFRDDFLTPSSGWGENVFAEYFDRPVDSPITERWFENGALGMKGKIDLVSDPAHLLDFKSGSKKSRRNVIENAAVDPPGDTPDFQAAMYLCHYRTERPDEPLEFTFFHFLETLDDVVTGDHDVADTLTTVSYYPWTFDEHVGTRDAFDVLLDGYNDCVATFEDLGYEAYAAIVERLSFPETTEKDELRDSSFATEFTNAVVERTSDSVDAEKGCDQAIRALNGHRQKTFFEEDLDALEDFVAGRIDELNRHRAGEERFPVEGPGGEPNYRRVDHRDCILEGASDE